One segment of Carassius auratus strain Wakin chromosome 2, ASM336829v1, whole genome shotgun sequence DNA contains the following:
- the LOC113118481 gene encoding ATP-binding cassette sub-family F member 2-like: MPSDLAKKKAAKKKEAAKARQRTKKPEDGVNGDAEKSEIQQNGADEVNGVASLTKELDEFELKKTEARAVTGVLASHPNSTDVHISSLSLTFHGQELLSDTSLELNSGRRYGLIGLNGTGKSMLLSAIGHREVPIPEHIDIYHLTREMAPSEKTALECVMEVDEERIRLEREAERLAHEDSECEKLMELYERLEELDADKAEMRASRILNGLGFTNAMQRKKLKDFSGGWRMRVALARALFLKPFMLLLDEPTNHLDLDACVWLEEELSQFKRILVLISHSQDFLNGVCTNIIHLHQRKLKYYTGNYDQYVKTREELEENQMKRFNWEQDQIAHMKNYIARFGHGSAKLARQAQSKEKTLQKMVASGLTERVVNDKTLSFYFSPCGKIPPPVIMVQNVSFRYSENMPHIYKNLEFGIDLDTRVALVGPNGAGKSTLLKLLAGELLPTDGMIRKNSHVKIGRYHQHLTEQLELDLSPLEYMMKCYPEIKEKEEMRKIIGRYGLTGKQQVSPIRNLSDGQKCRVCFAWLAWQNPHLLFLDEPTNHLDIETIDALAEAINDFEGGMMLVSHDFRLIQQVAQEIWVCEKQTITKWSRDILAYKEHLKSKIDKQMHDL; encoded by the exons ATGCCATCTGATTTAGCAAAAAAGAAGGCAGCGAAGAAGAAAGAAGCAGCCAAAGCTCGTCAGCGTACAAAGAAACCAGAGGATGGAGTGAACGGTGATGCAGAGAAATCCGAGATCCAGCAAAATGGAGCGGATGAGGTCAATG gggTTGCCAGTTTGACGAAGGAGCTGGATGAGTTTGAGCTGAAGAAAACCGAGGCTCGGGCAGTGACCGGTGTGCTGGCATCTCATCCCAACAGCACTGATGTGCACATCAGCAGCTTGTCTCTCACCTTTCATGGACAAGAGCTACTCAGTGACACTAGTTTGGAGCTCAACTCTGGCCGTCGCTATGGCCTTATCGGACTCAATGGAACTG GCAAATCCATGCTGCTGTCAGCGATTGGTCACAGGGAGGTGCCGATTCCAGAACACATTGATATCTACCATCTGACCCGTGAGATGGCTCCCAGTGAGAAGACCGCTCTGGAGTGTGTGATGGAGGTAGATGAAGAGAGGATCAGGCTGGAGAGAGAAGCTGAAAGGCTCGCTCATGAGGACT CTGAATGTGAGAAGCTGATGGAGCTGTATGAGCGTTTGGAGGAGCTGGATGCTGATAAAGCTGAGATGAGGGCCTCACGGATCCTCAACGGTCTCGGCTTCACTAATGCTATGCAGCGGAAGAAACTTAAAGACTTCAGCGGTGGCTGGAGGATGCGTGTTGCTCTTGCTCG GGCACTGTTTCTCAAGCCTTTCATGCTGCTGTTGGATGAGCCAACAAACCACCTTGACTTGGACGCATGTGTGTGGCTGGAGGAAGAGCTCAGCCa GTTTAAAAGAATTCTGGTTTTAATATCCCATTCTCAAGACTTCCTCAATGGTGTTTGTACCAACATTATTCACCTGCACCAGCGCAAGCTGAAATATTACACG GGTAATTATGACCAGTATGTGAAGACCAGAGAGGAACTGGAGGAGAATCAGATGAAGCGGTTTAACTGGGAGCAGGACCAGATAGCACACATGAAG AACTACATTGCTCGGTTTGGTCACGGTTCTGCCAAGCTGGCCAGACAAGCTCAGAGCAAAGAGAAGACTCTACAGAAGATGGTTGCCTCAGGTTTGACTGAGCGTGTTGTGAATGACAAG actctgtcattttatttttctccctGTGGGAAGATCCCTCCTCCTGTCATTATGGTTCAGAATGTCAGCTTCAGGTATTCGGAAAATATG CCACATATTTATAAAAACCTGGAGTTTGGAATTGACTTGGACACACGGGTGGCCCTTGTAGGGCCTAATGGGGCAGGCAAGTCTACTTTGCTGAAGCTCCTTGCTGGAGAG CTCCTGCCCACAGATGGTATGATTAGAAAAAACTCCCATGTGAAGATTGGCCGATATCATCAG CATCTAACAGAGCAACTGGAGCTTGACCTTTCACCTCTGGAATACATGATGAAGTGTTACCCTGAGATTAAGGAGAAAGAAGAAATGAGGAAAATCATTGGCCGCTATGGACTCACCGGCAAACAGCAg GTGAGCCCTATTCGGAATCTGTCTGATGGGCAGAAGTGCCGTGTCTGCTTTGCCTGGTTGGCCTGGCAGAATCCCCACTTGCTCTTTCTTGATGAACCGACCAATCACCTTGacattgaaaccattgatgctcTGGCTGAGGCGATCAACGACTTTGAGGGTGGAATGATGCTGGTCAGCCACGACTTTAGGCTTATTCAGCAG